One part of the Glycine soja cultivar W05 chromosome 11, ASM419377v2, whole genome shotgun sequence genome encodes these proteins:
- the LOC114375555 gene encoding cysteine-rich repeat secretory protein 38-like: MQTLYFVVPCVIIFFLLVFPNGFCLADTNMKSSSQCSQADNYSDSESTFQTNLRTLLDSLASNVVQNHGFYQTIVGKKANRVYGTVLCRGDISASNCSDCTLNSTRVASNDCPMSKDVSIWFRWCFLRYSNVSFFGDMQQTAVAITNETDFDDPSVVSEGLPFMSGLAAVAPDKSFMFHTEVLNTSQSGQKRYGMAQCTRDISRVDCRRCLDSQLENFRTVIGNKRRWEIYGSNCFMWYNDYQFYSNGSTLLSAAWRPSSYTTLIIGMTLAVSAALFMLF, encoded by the exons ATGCAGACACTGTACTTTGTTGTGCCATGTGttatcatcttctttcttttggTATTTCCAAATGGCTTTTGCCTTGCTGATACCAACATGAAATCAAGTTCTCAATGCTCACAAGCTGATAATTATTCTGACAGTGAAAGCACATTCCAGACCAATCTGAGAACTTTGTTGGATTCTCTTGCTTCTAATGTGGTGCAAAACCATGGCTTTTACCAAACCATTGTAGGAAAAAAAGCCAACAGGGTTTATGGCACAGTATTATGTAGAGGGGACATATCTGCTAGCAATTGTTCTGATTGCACCCTTAATTCTACAAGAGTAGCCTCAAATGATTGTCCTATGAGCAAAGATGTTTCAATTTGGTTTAGATGGTGTTTCCTAAGGTATTCAAATGTAAGCTTCTTTGGAGATATGCAACAAACAGCTGTAGCAATCACAAATGAAACTGATTTTGATGATCCATCTGTGGTTTCTGAAGGGCTTCCCTTCATGAGTGGACTAGCAGCTGTGGCTCCAGACAAGTCATTCATGTTCCACACAGAAGTACTGAACACAAGTCAAAGTGGACAGAAGAGGTATGGCATGGCTCAATGCACCAGAGATATCAGCAGGGTGGACTGCAGAAGGTGCTTGGATTCTCAGTTGGAAAATTTCAGAACTGTAATTGGAAACAAAAGAAGATGGGAAATTTATGGATCTAATTGTTTCATGTGGTACAATGACTACCAGTTTTATTCTAATGGCTCTACTCTTCTAAGTG CTGCTTGGAGGCCCTCTTCTTACACAACATTAATAATTGGCATGACTCTTGCTGTCTCAGCGGcccttttcatgcttttctaa
- the LOC114375367 gene encoding pathogenesis-related protein 1-like, producing MGYMCIKISFCVMCVLGLVIVGDVAYAQDSAEDYVNAHNAARAEVGSQSPRQTVIVPSLAWDDTVAAYAESYANQRKGDCQLIHSGGEYGENIAMSTGELSGTDAVKMWVDEKSNYDYDSNSCVGGECLHYTQVVWANSVRLGCAKVTCDNGGTFITCNYDPPGNFVGERPYKL from the coding sequence ATGGGGTACATGTGCATTAAGATTTCGTTTTGtgtgatgtgtgtgttggggtTGGTGATCGTGGGTGATGTTGCCTACGCTCAAGATTCAGCAGAAGACTACGTGAATGCACACAATGCAGCACGAGCAGAGGTGGGTTCTCAATCACCAAGACAAACAGTGATTGTTCCAAGTTTGGCTTGGGATGATACGGTTGCTGCTTATGCAGAGAGCTATGCTAATCAACGCAAAGGTGACTGCCAACTGATCCACTCTGGTGGTGAATACGGAGAGAATATTGCAATGAGCACTGGTGAACTAAGTGGCACAGATGCAGTGAAAATGTGGGTTGATGAGAAATCCAACTATGACTATGATTCTAACTCTTGTGTTGGAGGAGAGTGCCTGCACTACACACAGGTCGTTTGGGCTAACTCGGTGCGTCTTGGATGTGCCAAAGTGACATGTGATAACGGAGGCACTTTCATCACTTGCAACTATGATCCCCCTGGCAACTTTGTTGGTGAAAGACCCTACAAACTGTAG
- the LOC114375473 gene encoding pathogenesis-related protein 1-like produces the protein MGYMCIKISFCVMCVLGLVIVGDVAYAQDSAEDYVNAHNAARAEVGSQSPRQTVIVPSLAWDDTVAAYAESYANQRKGDCQLIHSGGEYGENIAMSTGELSGTDAVKMWVDEKSNYDYDSNSCVGGECLHYTQVVWANSVRLGCAKVTCDNGGTFITCNYDPPGNFVGERPYKL, from the coding sequence ATGGGGTACATGTGCATTAAGATTTCGTTTTGTGTGATGTGTGTGCTGGGGTTGGTGATCGTGGGTGATGTTGCCTACGCTCAAGATTCAGCAGAAGACTACGTGAATGCACACAATGCAGCACGAGCAGAGGTGGGTTCTCAATCACCAAGACAAACAGTGATTGTTCCAAGTTTGGCTTGGGATGATACGGTTGCTGCTTATGCAGAGAGCTATGCTAATCAACGCAAAGGTGACTGCCAACTGATCCACTCTGGTGGTGAATACGGAGAGAATATTGCAATGAGCACTGGTGAACTAAGTGGCACAGATGCAGTGAAAATGTGGGTTGATGAGAAATCCAACTATGACTATGATTCTAACTCTTGTGTTGGAGGAGAGTGCCTGCACTACACACAGGTCGTTTGGGCTAACTCGGTGCGTCTTGGATGTGCCAAAGTGACATGTGATAACGGAGGCACTTTCATCACTTGCAACTATGATCCCCCTGGCAACTTTGTTGGTGAAAGACCCTACAAACTGTAG